The genomic stretch GATCATTTCATCTGATCTGTCCACATACTCATAGGTGCCGTCATTCTTCTTCACCGGCCAGGCAAATGGACCTCCTTTATTGGTTGTCTGGAGTATTGTTCCTCCCTGGTAATGAATCCCTGCTACCTTATCTTCATCCAACACCATAAGTTCACTGGGCTCATTCAATATACCATCGAAAGCCTTGACACTTCCCAACACCTCCCAATCACTTTCCTGTGATGCACGTTTAACAATAGCTCTTATGACTGCATTTAGTCCGGGACAGTCACCACCACCGGTTATTACCATTACTCTATGCATAATTTATCTTATTGAATATCTGTTACTTAGAAACTAAGTTGTATTTTTCTCAAAACGAGTGCAAAGGTAAAGTAAATATTTTCAGAAAGTTCTTTAAGAAATTATTAATTAAAACACTCTGATAATCAATTACAATTTATCAATAGTTACAATTGAGTCAATAGAAAATTGGAGTAATACGTATTTTTAGGATCAATCTTTCAAATTTTTGTTACAAAGAATTATTTTAAATTGTATCGATTTAATTATAAGTTACTTACACCAAATATTTAGATAGTAATGCACACTACCTAATGAAATTCGTAACTTTTTTAGTAGTTCGTCGTCTATAATGCTGTAAACAATTTGCTAACAATTTAACCTCAACATAAAATGAAAAAGTTATTCTTAATGATCATAATTGCCGGAACTATCAGCAGCACATTTGCAATTGGAACCGGAACAAAAATCCAACTGAAAGATGAAGCCAGTGTTTCAGATATTCCATTCAATACTGAAGCCATTGTACGAAACCTGATGAATGACCCGACTCAAAACAAAACAATCAGCCTGAAAGAAGAAACCTATATAGATGATATTCCTTTCAATACTGCTGAGATAGCCAATGACGCAACTGAATCCTTTCAAATTAAGAACTCCTCAATACTGAATGAAGAAGCCTATATTGACGATATTCCATTTAGCACGGAAGAAATTGCAAAAAATCTAAAATAAAGTCGATTACTCTATATATCTCCACTCCGTTGATTCTATCAGCGGAGTTTTTTTTTAGAAATGGGTATGAACAATAAATTCATAATAATCAGCAGCATCCCTTCCATAGATTTCCATATTCTCACCAATGATCCTGTAGGTGCACTGCTGGCCTGATATTCTGGAAAAATGCACCTCCCCTTCCATTCCATTTTCATCTCTGATTAAAATACGGGCAAGGTTCTTATGACGGTCCGATTCAAGTTTTTTAGCACAATAGGGACACTTAAAATCAAGTAGTTCATTTTGCCCTATTTCAAATCCAGGATGTTTTACGAGGGAATAATTTCCCAAATCTGGATGCAATAGGACCAATCCTTCCTGCTGCCTGCTGTTACAGGTCGAAAACACGATATTTTCCCCAACATTCAGGATATTGGAACAATGCGGACATAAAAAATCTGTTTTCATGGCTTATCATATTGTGTTTCTTAAAGATACGATTTTTTAATGCAATTTGATAATCTCAGGTCAGAAATCTGATGATTTGTACCTTTGTCATCCTGTTATATCTTTAATTAAATCAATTTATCTCCTTGAAACCGGAAGCCGTAATTTTTGACATGGATGGAGTTTTAGTGGATAACCACCAATTCCACCTTGAAGCCTGGGTTATTTTCTGCAGGAAGTTTAATATTGAACTTACTCCTGAGGAATTCAGGTTAAAAATGTTTGGCGGAAACAACAGAAATCTTCTTGAAAAGGTTTTGAACAGGCCACTTACGACTGAACAGATACATCAATATGCCGATGAGAAAGAACTAATTTATCGTCAGCTTCACGCTCCAACTATTAGAGGTGTGGATGGAGTGATTGAATTTATCAGCCATCTGAAAAAAGAAAACGTCAGGCTTGCTGTTGCCACTGCTGC from Bacteroidales bacterium encodes the following:
- a CDS encoding HAD family phosphatase; the protein is MKPEAVIFDMDGVLVDNHQFHLEAWVIFCRKFNIELTPEEFRLKMFGGNNRNLLEKVLNRPLTTEQIHQYADEKELIYRQLHAPTIRGVDGVIEFISHLKKENVRLAVATAAPRENLDFVLNSLGITTYFDVTVDDSQVVNGKPDPEIYLKASSLLGVSPEKCVVFEDSLTGIAAAQSAGMKVIGVRTSLDEKALSHTWKTIPHFKQLTINELFYVDGNENL